The Solanum pennellii chromosome 11, SPENNV200 genome contains a region encoding:
- the LOC107003530 gene encoding syntaxin-71-like, translating into MSVIDIIFRVDTICKKYEKYDVEKHSANDSPGDAFARLYSSFESQIDATSEKAEMAAMETNRAKAVAMKAEVRRTKARLMDEIKKLHKLAQKKVKGLSQEELETRGDLVHMLSERIQAIPDGSINAAKTTGGRGTSSFNKNIKFDSEGQFNEGFYEQTEEGSHFRSEYEMRKMKQDEGLDVISEGLDTLKNLARDMNEELDRQVPLMDEIDTKVDKATTDIKNNNVRLKDNINKIRSSKNIFIDIILICILLGIMAYLYNVLK; encoded by the exons ATGAGCGTCATCGACATTATCTTCAGAGTCGATACGATATGTAAGAAGTACGAAAAGTACGATGTCGAGAAGCATTCAGCTAATGATTCCCCCGGCGACGCCTTCGCTCGCCTTTATTCGTCCTTCGAATCTCAAATTGACGCTACTTCTGAG AAAGCAGAGATGGCTGCTATGGAAACTAACAGAGCTAAAGCGGTGGCTATGAAGGCGGAAGTACGACGAACAAAGGCTCGTTTAATGGATGAAATCAAAAAATTGCACAAACTTGCTcagaaaaag GTTAAAGGACTATCCCAAGAGGAACTGGAGACTCGTGGTGATTTGGTACATATGCTATCGGAGAGAATTCAGGCAATACCTGATGGAAGTATAAATGCAGCCAAAACAACAGGAGGTCGCGGGACTTCATcattcaacaaaaatataaaatttgactCAG AGGGACAGTTCAACGAGGGTTTCTACGAGCAAACTGAAGAGGGCTCTCATTTTAGATCTGAGTATGAGATGCGGAAAATGAAACAG GATGAAGGATTAGATGTTATTTCAGAAGGTCTGGACACACTGAAGAATTTGGCTCGTGATATGAACGAG GAATTGGATAGGCAAGTTCCTTTGATGGACGAAATTGATACAAAG GTGGATAAGGCAACCACTGATATCAAAAACAATAATGTCAGACTCAAGGATAACATCAACAAG ATAAGGTCAAGCAAAAACATCTTTATCGATATAATACTTATCTGTATCCTTCTGGGAATTATGGCCTATCTTTACAA CGTACTAAAGTAA
- the LOC107003402 gene encoding fasciclin-like arabinogalactan protein 11, which translates to MKHQIIFLIIIILQFSTLTLSQTPPSGPKNITQILEKAGQFTTLIRLMKVSQVSDQINTQLNNSNEGNGMTIFAPTDNAFSSLKSGTINSLSAQQQVQLVQFHVLPNFISMSQFQTISNPLRTQAGDSTPGDFPLNVTTSGNQVNVSTGVDDATIANTIYTDGQLAVYQVDKVLQPMSIFAASSPAMAPTPATLKPKSKSPAGLSPTSGNDDSPAADNSGVERIAMHGTTVLFFGISLFVVL; encoded by the exons atgaaacaccaaattatttttttaattattattatcctcCAATTTTCAACCTTAACACTATCTCAAACACCCCCTTCTGGTCCAAAAAACATAACACAAATCCTAGAAAAAGCAGGCCAATTCACAACATTAATTAGACTAATGAAAGTATCACAAGTTAGTGACCAAATCAACACACAATTAAACAATTCAAATGAAGGGAATGGGATGACTATTTTTGCACCAACAGATAATGCATTTTCTAGCCTAAAATCAGGCACAATAAATTCACTAAGTGCACAACAACAAGTTCAATTAGTACAATTTCATGTTTtaccaaattttatttcaatgtcACAATTTCAAACTATTAGTAACCCTTTGAGAACACAAGCTGGTGATTCTACTCCCGGAGACTTCCCGTTAAACGTAACGACGTCCGGTAATCAAGTCAATGTCTCTACCGGAGTTGATGATGCTACTATTGCTAACACAATTTATACTGATGGTCAGCTTGCTGTTTATCAG GTTGATAAAGTGCTTCAACCTATGAGTATTTTTGCTGCTTCGTCTCCGGCAATGGCACCGACTCCGGCAACGTTGAAACCAAAGAGCAAGTCTCCGGCAGGATTGAGCCCTACCTCCGGCAACGATGACTCGCCGGCGGCGGATAATTCCGGTGTTGAGAGGATTGCCATGCACGGCACAACGGTTTTGTTTTTTGGAATTTCTTTGTTTGTAGTGTtgtaa
- the LOC107003411 gene encoding zinc finger protein BALDIBIS, with translation MMSNDGLSCSMRGGLTLIQDPKNPSTNINHPNPNPNSNLDVSSANKRKRNLPGNPDPNAEVIALSPKSLMATNRFVCEICNKGFQRDQNLQLHRRGHNLPWKLKQRNNKEVIKKKVYICPEKSCVHHDPSRALGDLTGVKKHYSRKHGEKKWKCEKCSKKYAVQSDWKAHSKICGTREYKCDCGTLFSRKDSFITHRAFCDALAEESTRFTSIQTAVNLNNLRNQLINGGISTNLQQQQQQMSGNISQLLGLGSLDPSNQLNLDHGQKSRLPLWLHHDNSNYGNPNDFLSTPSTTTSTLAHELVQVAPHTNTLGSSSSHNNNNNNNNNQWFVNDDGGDAIITTSSSMPRVLKEEEENKTLSPMYYNNSHMSATALLQKAAQVGSTRSNNNSPLFSNQFGLMTSSSLNMMNNSSSSSASNVAIHENVQGNNGLLIGATNSTTFVANNANTLMMMQDKGKQGNLTRDFLGVGRNEKRLFLQQTHEMAKFENNNNNNSRIF, from the exons atgatgTCTAATGATGGACTTTCTTGTTCCATGAGAGGTGGTTTGACTTTGATTCAAGATCCAAAAAACCCTAGTACTAATATTAATCATCCAAATCCAAACCCTAATTCAAATCTAGATGTTTCTTCAGCTAATAAGAGGAAGAGAAATCTCCCCGGAAATCCAG ATCCAAATGCAGAAGTGATAGCTCTTTCACCAAAATCTCTAATGGCGACGAATCGATTCGTGTGTGAAATATGCAACAAGGGTTTCCAAAGAGATCAAAATTTACAACTCCATAGAAGAGGTCACAATTTACCATGGAAATTGaaacaaagaaataacaaagaagttataaagaaaaaagtttaTATTTGTCCTGAAAAATCATGTGTACATCATGATCCATCAAGAGCATTAGGTGATTTAACTGGGGTTAAAAAACATTATTCAAGAAAACATggtgaaaaaaaatggaaatgtgaaaaatgttcaaaaaaatATGCAGTTCAATCTGATTGGAAAGCTCATAGTAAGATTTGTGGTACTAGAGAGTATAAATGTGATTGTGGCACACTTTTTTCCAG AAAGGATAGCTTTATAACACACAGAGCATTTTGTGATGCATTAGCTGAAGAAAGTACAAGATTTACATCAATCCAAACAGCAGTAAATCTTAATAATTTGAGAAATCAATTGATTAATGGTGGGATTAGCACTAAtctccaacaacaacaacaacaaatgaGTGGAAATATTTCTCAATTATTGGGATTGGGATCATTAGACCCTTCAAATCAACTTAATCTTGATCATGGACAAAAATCAAGGCTACCACTTTGGCTTCATCATGACAATTCAAATTATG GTAACCCTAATGACTTTTTATCAACACCATCAACCACAACAAGCACCTTGGCTCATGAGTTGGTACAAGTGGCACCACATACAAACACGTTAGGCTCGTCTTCGTCgcataacaataacaacaacaataacaataatcaaTGGTTCGTCAATGACGATGGTGGTGATGCCATCATCACCACCTCGTCATCGATGCCACGTGTTctaaaagaggaagaagagaacAAAACTCTTAGCCCAATGTATTACAATAATAGCCACATGTCAGCAACAGCACTTTTGCAAAAAGCAGCCCAAGTTGGATCAACAAGGAGCAACAACAATTCACCACTCTTTAGCAATCAATTTGGGCTAATGACCTCATCTAGCCTTAATATGATGAATAATTCTTCATCATCAAGTGCCTCAAATGTGGCTATTCATGAAAATGTTCAAGGAAATAATGGATTGCTAATAGGGGCTACAAATTCAACAACTTTTGTGGCTAACAATGCAAATACTTTGATGATGATGCAAGATAAAGGGAAGCAAGGTAACTTAACAAGAGATTTTCTTGGTGTTGGAAGGAATGAAAAGAGGCTATTTTTGCAACAAACTCATGAGATGGCCaagtttgaaaataataataataataattctaggATTTTTTAA